CGATATACGGGATATTCTTCTGGCCGGGGCGGACAAGGTTTCTATCAACTCCATGGCGGTGAGAAATCCTGAGTTTATTTCCCAGGCATCGAAACGTTTTGGATCTTCAACCATTGTGGTTGCTATTGATGTGAAACAGGTAACTGAGGGAAAATGGAATGTATTTATTAGTGGTGGGAGAATTGATACTGGACTTGATGCTATAGAATGGGCAAAAGAAGTGTGTGAGAGAGGGGCTGGAGAGATTTTGTTAACATCAATGGATAAGGATGGGACAAAAGATGGGTATGATCTTGAGATTACACGTCGAATTGCTGAAAGTGTAAGTGTCCCTGTGATTGCCTCTGGGGGTGCAGGGAAAAAAGAGGATTTTCTTGATGTTTTTCAAAAAACCTCGGTAAGTGCTGCTCTTGCGGCATCTCTTTTTCATTTTCGTGAACTGGATATTACGGAACTCAAGCGTTACCTCTCTGAAAATGGGATAACCGTGAGACTGGATTATACGGAGTAAGTATGGTTCGATATGCTGCTATCATCTGGGATATGGATGGAACATTGGTAGATAGCTTGCCGGTAATCTATGAGGCTTTTTCGAAAATGCTCGTTCGTTTTGGACGGGAGCCTGTTTCCAGGGAATGGATGAAAAAGCGAATTGGTTTTCCATTTCGGGAAACAATGGAGGTGGTGGGGCTGGGGGAGGATGCTATTCAATATTATCGAGAGGTGTATTTTTCTCTCTGGGAGAAACACAAACCTTTTGAGGGGATAGAGGCAGTGCTTGCCGAACTGTACGGCAAAATACCTATGGTGATAGTTTCAAATAAAAGCCGGGAAGGTATTCAACGAACACTCTCTCCCTGGAATGGAGAACGTTGGTTTGACCTGATTGTTTCCGAGAATGATGTGACACATCCCAAACCTCATCCTGAGGCTTTTGAATTGGTGAAACGTTTTTGGAAAGAGCAGGGAAAGCCTCTTGAAGGAAAGGATGTGCTCATGGTTGGTGATACAGAGATTGATGAGACTTTTGCGAAGAATGTGGGGATGGAGTTTGCCTATGCACGTTGGGGGTATGGAGAGGTGAATGCCCCCGATTATATTCTCAAAAAACCTTCTGATCTGATACAAATCGTGGGATGGGATGAGGAGTTGCCCCTGTGTAATGGACCTGAGTTAGACCTTCATGGTTTTGCTTCTCAAGATGTATCCCGTGTAGTGAAAACGTATCTTGATGAGGCATATAGAAAGGGTTATACCATGGTGCGTGTGATTCCTGGGAAAGGGAAAAGTGTGCGAAAGCAACAGGTGGCCAAGATTCTTCAAGAACATCCGTTGGTGAAAGATTTCAGGGAATCTCATCCAATGTGGGGTGGATGGGGTTCGTATGACGTTTTTTTAAAAGGGGAATAGTATGGCGTACCGTCGTCTTCTTCGATATGTAAACAAGCATGGGTGGTTATTTGGATGTATGGTGATTTTTGCTCTTGGTGTGGTAGTGAGTAAACTTACAGCGGTGTATCAGCTTGCCGCTTTTTTTTCTGGTGTGTTTCTTGAAAAAACGATGCAAAATCCCTTTCAAAGTGCTTTTTTGCTTTTTTTGTCGGCGTCTTCCTGGGCTATTTCTCACTATGTGATGCTGGTGTGTTCTAATACCTTAGCTGTGAAGGTGTTGGCAGCCTTGAGACAGGATGTGTATGAAAAGGTACTTATGCTCCCGGTAGGATATTTTAAGTCCAAGCGTACGGGAGATATCATTAGTCGCTTGACAAATGATATTCAGGTGGTTGAGGTTTTTTTGATGAATGTTTTGATAGAGTTGTTGGTTCAGCCGTTAACAGTGATAGCGATCATTATTATGATGGTGGTGAAACAACCACTTTTGACCTTGTACTTTTTTTCAGTCGTACCGATCCTGGGGATAGTCCTGGGTATTGTTGGAAATTGGGTGGAGCATGCTAGCCGAAAGGTTCAGGGGCATATTGCTGATGTGACATCCGGTATTCAGGAAACACTGTATGGGATAGATGTGATTAAGGGGTTTGCTGTGGAAGAGGTGATGAGGGATCGGTTTTCAAGGCATAATCTGGGATATCTTTCCTCTCTTTTGCGAGAGGTTCGGATAAGGTTTCTCAGTACTCCGGTAGCGGAGTGGTTTGGTTCTCTTGGCATTATTATTATCTTGGTGATTGGTGGTCTCATGGTGCGACAGGGACAGATTGCAAGTGGGGATATAGTGTTCTTTCTTTTGCTGGCCACGGTGCTTTCTGAACCGCTCAGTCTCTCCAGTACGGTTTTTACAACGCTTCGTAAACTTTCTCCTGCTCTGGATAGGATTTATGAGGTTCTGGACTATGAGATTCCCGATGAAAGTACGTTGCCTTCCTTAACCGAGGTGGAAGGGGAGCTTGTCTGCGAGAATGTCTCTTTTGGATATGAACCGGGACGCCTTGTTCTTCAGAATGTTTCGCTTACTATCCGCCCAAGAGAAACGGTGGCTATCGTGGGCCTCAGTGGTTCTGGGAAAACAACACTTGTCTCTCTTCTAGCAGGTTTTTATACACCAACGAAGGGAAGAGTCCTGATCGACGGCAAGGAACTAACAAACTACAGCGGGAAAAGTTATCGGCATCACATGGGTATTGTGACGCAGGAACCAATTCTTTTCTCAGGGACCATACGAGAAAATATTGCGCTTTCTCGCCCTGAGGTATCGTTTGAGGAAATTGTTAAGGCAGCGAGGATAGCTCATGCCGATGTTTTTATAAGAAAACTTCCTCAGGGATATGATACATTGCTTGGGGATAAGGGGGCCCAGCTTTCTGGTGGAGAACGTCAGCGTATTGCTTTAGCTCGTGCTATCCTGCGCCGTCCTAGTGTTTTGATTCTTGATGAGGCAACCAGTGCTCTTGATGCGGAATCTGAACAGGCTATTCAAGATGCGATGGAAAATATTCTTGGTCAACAGACCACTATTATTATTGCTCATAAACTTCTTACCATTATGCATGCGGATAGGATTGTTGTGCTCCATGAGGGGCAAGTGGTGGAAGTGGGGAGCCATAAAGAACTCCTGAAAAAAGGAGGGATTTATGCGAGACTTTTTCAGATGCAGATGGTGGATTAGGTCTTTTCTATCACAGGTGATAAAGGGGCGGGAGACTTTTTGGAGTTTTTGTGGTTTTTCCCCTTTTCTATAAGCTATTACCTTTTCGCAGCTAGAAAAAGTCTGCCATGCTATTCCCTTATCGCAGTTAAGACGAAGATGCTTTTTGAAGCCGTTGCCATGTTTGGAAAAAGAGAGAAATGTTTGCTCTTACCCTGTTGCAGTTAGCTCCAGAGATTTTTAGCTATTCCCTTATCGCAGTCTAAACTCAGCCATTAGGAAGGAGTAATGCGGTAAAAGCCGCCATCCCCATTTTTTGGTTAAACGTTTAACCAGGGTTTTTCTGCCTTTTTTTGAGTGTATCGGGTTTTGCTATTACCTTAATGCAGTTTAATGGGAATCAAAAGACTGTAACAAAGCAAGAGCATATCCAAAAAATTTCAGGCCAAACTTTTACACAGTGTTTCAATCCGTACACTTGATTGTAAAGAGATTTGCTCTTTCTTTATTGCAGTGTAACATTCTGACTTTTCCATGTGAGCTTTTAAAACAAAACTGCAACAAGGTAAGAGCAACTTCCCACATCCTACGACAATCTTTTACTCCTGGGCTTGCTGTTTATCGTATGCTGTGATTTCACGTTTATGAGAAGATTGTTTAAATATTTTCCAGTATTTTCGTAAAAAATATTGTGATGAAAAGGAAGCTTCCAGGGGAGTTTTTAAACTTTTCCATTTTTTTATGCAAAAGAGACAATTCTATTTGACAAGAATTTATTTTCATGTTATACTGAGTAAACTCTGAGAGGTGGAAACCCCTCCTCAAGGAGACGAGCCCACATCGAGTCCAGAGGGAGGCCTGATGGATAAGAGAATC
This sequence is a window from Thermospira aquatica. Protein-coding genes within it:
- a CDS encoding ABC transporter ATP-binding protein → MAYRRLLRYVNKHGWLFGCMVIFALGVVVSKLTAVYQLAAFFSGVFLEKTMQNPFQSAFLLFLSASSWAISHYVMLVCSNTLAVKVLAALRQDVYEKVLMLPVGYFKSKRTGDIISRLTNDIQVVEVFLMNVLIELLVQPLTVIAIIIMMVVKQPLLTLYFFSVVPILGIVLGIVGNWVEHASRKVQGHIADVTSGIQETLYGIDVIKGFAVEEVMRDRFSRHNLGYLSSLLREVRIRFLSTPVAEWFGSLGIIIILVIGGLMVRQGQIASGDIVFFLLLATVLSEPLSLSSTVFTTLRKLSPALDRIYEVLDYEIPDESTLPSLTEVEGELVCENVSFGYEPGRLVLQNVSLTIRPRETVAIVGLSGSGKTTLVSLLAGFYTPTKGRVLIDGKELTNYSGKSYRHHMGIVTQEPILFSGTIRENIALSRPEVSFEEIVKAARIAHADVFIRKLPQGYDTLLGDKGAQLSGGERQRIALARAILRRPSVLILDEATSALDAESEQAIQDAMENILGQQTTIIIAHKLLTIMHADRIVVLHEGQVVEVGSHKELLKKGGIYARLFQMQMVD
- the hisF gene encoding imidazole glycerol phosphate synthase subunit HisF, translated to MYAKRIIPCLDIHQGRVVKGVKFQNLRDAGDPVENARFYDEAGADELVFLDISATHENRGIMVDVARAVAREVFIPFTIGGGIRTLDDIRDILLAGADKVSINSMAVRNPEFISQASKRFGSSTIVVAIDVKQVTEGKWNVFISGGRIDTGLDAIEWAKEVCERGAGEILLTSMDKDGTKDGYDLEITRRIAESVSVPVIASGGAGKKEDFLDVFQKTSVSAALAASLFHFRELDITELKRYLSENGITVRLDYTE
- a CDS encoding HAD-IA family hydrolase encodes the protein MVRYAAIIWDMDGTLVDSLPVIYEAFSKMLVRFGREPVSREWMKKRIGFPFRETMEVVGLGEDAIQYYREVYFSLWEKHKPFEGIEAVLAELYGKIPMVIVSNKSREGIQRTLSPWNGERWFDLIVSENDVTHPKPHPEAFELVKRFWKEQGKPLEGKDVLMVGDTEIDETFAKNVGMEFAYARWGYGEVNAPDYILKKPSDLIQIVGWDEELPLCNGPELDLHGFASQDVSRVVKTYLDEAYRKGYTMVRVIPGKGKSVRKQQVAKILQEHPLVKDFRESHPMWGGWGSYDVFLKGE